The following proteins come from a genomic window of Fibrobacterota bacterium:
- a CDS encoding cadherin-like domain-containing protein, which produces MANVRLTARVIANPARGTVSFNGDGSLNRLPETGFYGTGSFIYKANDGSADSSLATVSITVTAVNDVPVAQNACFKRQKDSSVRIDFSSLG; this is translated from the coding sequence GTGGCCAACGTCAGGCTTACGGCCCGCGTGATTGCCAACCCGGCTCGCGGCACAGTCAGCTTCAATGGCGACGGCTCGCTCAACCGCCTCCCAGAAACCGGCTTCTACGGCACCGGCAGCTTCATCTACAAGGCGAACGATGGCAGCGCCGATTCCAGTCTGGCTACCGTCAGCATCACTGTCACTGCGGTGAACGATGTGCCGGTTGCGCAGAACGCCTGCTTCAAGCGGCAGAAGGATAGCAGTGTGCGGAT